The stretch of DNA GCGCGTAGGCGTATTCAGTCGCAGGCATCGCGACAAAATAGTAAAATAAGTTTAACACTTGAAAAATGAAGATTAGGTTACATTAAAGTGTAATCAACAAGACCGCTTTTGCACCGTAACGCACAGGAATCAGTGCCATGTCTATTTCTAAACCTGAAAAGCCACAGTCTTTAAAACCGATTAATTCCACCGATCTGCAAATGCGAGCGATCGCCTACAGTTTAGATACTTTAATTCCAGGGTTCTACATTTGGCTAGGTGCCATCAAAATTCGGATTGGAGGTAGTTTACCAGAAGACAGTTATCCGGGGACAATTCACAGTCCAATTGGCATTGCTTTAGTGTTCCCTGGCTACCGGATTTATAGCACTTATCAAGGTAGCTATGACCCTTGATAAGCATAAGCTTGATGGTATCCCTCAAATTACTGTGAAAACTTTGCTATCTACAGAATTTGAGTTAATTCTATTGACAGCAGGTTACGCTAAAATTGGTACTGCTCCGGCTCAGGGAAATCGCTTGAAAGTGTGGTGGACTCATTCTACTTTTAGACGCATTGAAGCTATTTACAGTCCTGATGGAACTGTTGCTATTACTGCTTATCATGTTTAGATTTGTAGTTAAAAAAAACTAGAAGTTTTTATTGATTGATGAAGGGCGATGATCGATAAACAATCTTAAACTCATTAGGCAACTGTTTCAAAATCTGACAAATCGCGGGCATAATCCAGGCAAGCATCTATCTGTTCTTTAACTAGATTGGGAAACTCAGAAATAATGTGTTCGACAGTATTACTTGATGCTAAATAACCTAAAATGAGACTAACGGGAATTCTAGTTCCTCTGATTCTTGGTTTACCTCGCAATACATCGGGGGTACTGACGATATGTTCTCTCCAGTTTACGGGCATAATTCTTCCTTTTTGACTCTGATAACTTATATCTTAACATTGTAGCTGTAAATATTTGAGTCCGATATTGATAAGGATTTGAAATGGCGATCGCGCTTGGGATTGGGGATGGGAGAGGCAGGGCTGTTTCATTCTCAGGTTCAATTTGCGATCGCGGTGTTTCCAAAGCCTCTCCCAGTAAGCAAAACAGGAGTTTTTAATAATTTCTGCCTTCTTACTAGGAAATATCGCCTAAAACCCTTGATTCGCAATGGCTAAAGCCATTGCAAAATTTGAGAATGAAACAGCCCTGATGGGAGAAGCGCGATCGCGCTTGGGAAGGAAAGAGCGATGCCTGCGGCTGTCTAAGCCTATGCGCTTTGAGATTTGGGGATGGGAGAGGCGCGATCGCTTAACGACTGCTGGAAATGGCCTGTCATTAAATTAATAGTAAAACTATCTCTTTCTAGCATTTTAATTGTTAGATACTCGCCAATGGCTGACATCCTGGTTGCTTGATCTGGTAAAGCTTCACTAAATCTGATCGCTCCTTCCGGGTTGAAAATCAGCACTTCCTCTTGAGTCAGTACAGCGGTAACACTGTCTAAACTTAAGATTTGAACGATGTAGGTAGTGAATGGTAACGCTACAATAATGCGACCATCAAGCAGATTAATAGCCGCTAACTTTTCGTCTACTCCAATCCAAAGTTCACTGCCATTTTGTGATACTTTGATGATTGGTTCAATTAGGTCACTTCTCCAACTGATGCCGTAGTATCCCAAGCTTATACCGAGGTCGATAGCTGCAAATTTGTGAGCATAATCGTGGGCAATTACCCTTCTGGGGCTATCAATTTTCTCAAATTCTGATCTGTCTATAATTTTAATTTTCATGGTGTTTCCTCTTCGTATATCATAGGGATAATAGATGTAATTTGAGGGATGGTGTCTAGGTTGCCACCGGGGTAAAAGTAGCAAACGAGAATAGCTCCTGTTGCTTCTGTACCAATTGCTTCGACTTTCCGAGTGATGTTGAGTCCATGTTTGGTGGGTTTCCTATACTTGATGACTTCTGGAGCATTTAATCCCTCAGCAAAGATTTGTAGTAGGCGATCGCGCCCTCCGGTTGTTTCATCAATTCCTAGTCTATTTAATTCTTTCAAGTTCTGCAACGAACGCTTTGTATTTTCGGGGTCTGAGGTAACTCGACCAAAAAAAAAGTCAAATTTGCTGGCTCTAACTGTGAATCCTGTACCTTGAATCACTTTATCCATTGTGGAAAGGTTGACCACTCCTAAAAATATTGCACTTAATGTATGATGGTATCATAACAGAACATTGGGAAATTAACTCAACTAATTCTAATCCTCGTTTGATTTCAGCTTTTCTTAAACTATGATTAAATGCTTTAAACTTTTGGATTCTGTTGCTATTCTCAAGCCTGTTTCAAATACGCGATTAACGCTAGTGGAACCGGAATATGGATCTATTGAAATTTTAGTTCTGCACTATGAACTCGCTGTTGCTTAGAAATGTATGGGAATAGAAGTTAGATAAAAGCGATCGCATCTTGTAAAAAAGAGCGATCGCGCTTGGGATTGGGGATGGGAGAGGCGCGTAGGCGTAGTCTGTCGCAGGCATCGCGACAAAATAGTAAAATAAGCTTAACACTTGAAAAATGAAGATTAGGTTACATTAAAGTGTAACCAACAAGACTGCTTTTGCACTGTAACGCACAGAAATTAGTGCCATGTCTATTTCTAAACCTGAAAAGCCACAGTCTTTAAAACCTATTAATTCCGCCGATCTGCAAATGCGTGCGATCGCTTACAGTTTAGATACTTTAATTCCAGGGTTATACATTTGGCTAGGTGCGATCAAAATTCGGATTGGAGGTAGTTTACCAGAAGACAGTTATCCGGGGACAATTCACAGTCCAATTGGCATTGCTTTAGTGCTCCCTGGATACCAGATTTATAGCACTTATCAAGGTAGCTATGACCCTTGATAAGCATAAGCTTGATGGTATCCCTCAAATTACTGTGAAAACATCGTTTCCTTTAAGTTTGTACAACAAATTCCTCTGGATCGATTCCCCAATTCACCCACCGAATAGCCTCCCTAGCTGATTCTACATCAGGCGGTACGCGCAAAACGTGAATGTGTCCGGTACTAGGACAAGTCATTTTTAACAAATAAATTGCCTCAACATCGACATTATTATCTATTTTTAACAGCGTGTATTCTTGCCAAATATCTAACTCTACCGCTGCCAATTCTTGGCAAATTCTATTATAACCTATTCCTTGAATTAGCACTCGCCTAACTTCGGCGTTATCCTCTGATAATAGCCATTCTGAACGCCACTGTTGAGGGTGAACTTTTCCGTATTGTTCAGGTAATCTCACGCCGTGATAGGCGTACACGCTGAAACCATCAGCAAATTGAATTGCTGCCGATCCTTCGGCGTGGAGTCGCTCTTGAGAGTCGAAACAGAGTATGCGGGGGCGATCGCATACATAGCAAATTTTATCATAAGGAAAAATCCAGCCACAATTCTTGACTAGGGATTGCACCACTGACCATTTTTCATCTTCGTATTTAAAGTTTAATATCGAAATACAGAAGTCGTAATAACTACATTCACGAGCCCATGAGTCAGGTTCAATAGAATAATAATAGTTACTCCCAAAAAGTGGTGTACCTAATTGCCGGGGTAGTTCGTCTACCAGTTGCCTAGAGAATCCACTTCCTAAAGCGTGATTGAATTTTTTTAAAAAATTTCTCCAGTTTATGCAATTTTGCAATTTGCCTTGTTGCTTGTATAGCTCCGTATTTAACTCGTAGAATTCCACCCTGCGCTGATACTTCAATTCACTCTCTTCATCGTTAAGAATAGCATTTAAAGGTTCATACGGACTGCTACTAAAAATAAATTCTGGAGGTTTCACGTCCAGCAAAGCATAGGCAGCTTTGACTGCATCAGCGGCTTTTTCGCGGTCAATGGGTTCAGTAGAAAGCGCAATCGCTCTCCACTTTTCCCGATAGACTGGAATCAAAGCCTCTTGCTCAGGTGTAAGCTTGTCAATCATTTTTATTACCTTTACTCTAATTGTTCAAACAATCTCTCCAAATCTCCATAGTCATAAGGTGGGCGTTTACGGACGGCCACAATATCTATCAACTTATCTGGTTCCGTAATTGCATAAACTATCCGCCAATTATCTATACGTTGCCGCCATAGTTCCCGATCAAAATTAGGTGTATCTAACAATTTACTGTTAGAGGGACGCGGATTTTCCCCTAACTCTCTAATGGCTTGCCTAACTCGCTGCCGTATATTGCCAGGGAGATTTTTGATTTCTTGAAATGTTTCTGGCGCGATGTAAACAGTGTAATTGCTCACTCTAACTCCTGCTCTACATCATCCCATTTCAACCAGCCGGCAGACGTGCGATCGCCCCCCGCAGCTTTCAAATTAGCAAATGCTTTCTGTGCAATTTGTGCATCTTCCAAATTCTCTAACCATTCAATCAACACATCCCAATCTTCGGCACTCAGAACAGCTAAATGCTTTCCTTTGACAGTGACAAATTGGACAGAATGTAAAACTTCCAGCCCAGTCATGCAAATCGCTCCCATACAATTTTGACTATACTTTAGCGCAACTTTCCCCATAAACTAGAATCAGCGCATCTTCCTAAACCCGATCCTTCAAACCCGCCGTCAGTCACAATTTCCCCCAATCTAAGCTAAGCTGAGGCAGCCTTTGCCAAAAAACTAGCCCCACATCACCGATCGCCCCATTACCTCCCACACGATCGCTCACCATTAAGTTAAAAATTGAGATAGCGTGAAATGAGGTAGCCTCTGCCTTAGCAAAAAAAGCCATTGCTTCGAGCCGACCCCTTGACATCCGGCTTAAACGATCGCTCACTAGAAATTACTAGCCTCGCCGCTATCCTTAAAAGATGTGCTATGTCAACCCTCGTCATCGTCGAATCTCCTACTAAAGCCCGCACCATTCGCAACTTCCTGCCCTCTACCTACCGCGTAGAGGCATCAATGGGTCATGTGCGCGACCTCCCATCCTCCGCCGAAGAAATTCCCGAAGCCGTCAAAGGAGAAAAATGGGCGCAATTGGGCGTAAACGTGGAAGCTGACTTTGAACCGCTTTACGTTATCCCCAAAGATAAAAAGAAAATAGTTAAAGAACTCAAAGACGCACTCAAAGAAGCCGACGAACTTATTCTGGCTACTGACGAAGACCGCGAAGGTGAAAGCATCTCCTGGCACTTGTTGCAAGTCCTCCAGCCCAAAGTCCCGATCAAACGGATGGTCTTTCACGAAATTACCCGCGAAGCCATCCGCAGCGCCTTAACTCACTGTCGCAGCATCGACGATCGCGTAGTGCAGGCCCAGGAAACGCGGCGAATTTTGGATCGGCTGGTGGGTTACACTGTTTCTCCTCTGTTATGGAAAAAAATCGCCAGAGGCCTATCAGCGGGGCGGGTTCAGTCAGTTGCAGTCCGGCTTTTAGTCCGCCGAGAACGCGATCGCCGCGCTTTCCGCCAAGGGAGTTACTGGGATTTAAAAGCAACTTTGACTCCGCCTAATGCCAAGAAAGGGCAAAAGGGCAGTGAATTTGATGCCAAACTCGTTACCGTCCGCAATGTGAAAGTTGCCACAGGCGCTGACTTTGATGAAAGTACGGGGCGTATTGCTGCCGGCCGCAATGTGTTGTTGCTGAATGAGGAAGAGGCTAATGCGTTGCGCGATCGCCTCCTAGATAAACCCTGGAATGTTGCCAACATCGAGGAACGGCCCGTCACCCGCAAACCCTCGCCACCCTTTACCACCTCGACTTTGCAGCAGGAAGCTAACCGTAAACTGCGGTTGAGTGCCAGGGAAACCATGCGAGTTGCCCAAGGCTTGTACGAACGGGGTTTTATTACCTATATGCGGACTGACTCAGTGCATTTGTCCGAACAAGCGATCGAGGCCGCCCGCAGTTGCGTTCAAGCACTCTACGGTAACGAATACCTCAGTCCCCAACCGCGTAAATACACTACCAAAAGCAAGGGCGCACAAGAAGCCCACGAAGCGATTAGACCCGCAGGTAGCACTTTCCGCACACCCCAGGAAACAGGGTTAGAAGGTCAAGATTTCCGAGTTTATGACTTAATTTGGAAACGTACAGTCGCCTCGCAAATGGCTGACTCGCGCCAAACTCACATTACCGTACAGTTGCAGGTAGAAGATGCAGGGTTTCGATCCTCCGGGAAACGCATCGACTTCCCCGGTTTCTTGCGGGCCTACGTGGAAGGTTCCGACGATCCGGATGCAGCTTTGGAAGACCAAGAGGTAATTTTACCGCCTTTGAAAGTAGGCGATCGCCCTAATTGTACAGAATTAGAAGCGATCGGTCACGAAACTCAACCCCCCGCCAGATTTACCGAAGCTTCTTTAGTTAAAACTCTAGAAAGTGAAGGCGTTGGTCGTCCCAGTACCTACGCCAGCATCATCGGCACAATTATCGATCGCGGCTATGCCAAGTTAGTAGCAAATGCTTTAATTCCTACTTTCACCGCCTTTGCAGTCACGGCATTGTTGGAAAAACATTTTCCTGACTTGGTAGATACTAGCTTTACTTCTAAAATGGAAGCAACACTAGATGAAATTGCCACCGGCGAAGCTCAATGGT from Kamptonema formosum PCC 6407 encodes:
- a CDS encoding DUF433 domain-containing protein, encoding MPVNWREHIVSTPDVLRGKPRIRGTRIPVSLILGYLASSNTVEHIISEFPNLVKEQIDACLDYARDLSDFETVA
- a CDS encoding DUF6745 domain-containing protein; this translates as MIDKLTPEQEALIPVYREKWRAIALSTEPIDREKAADAVKAAYALLDVKPPEFIFSSSPYEPLNAILNDEESELKYQRRVEFYELNTELYKQQGKLQNCINWRNFLKKFNHALGSGFSRQLVDELPRQLGTPLFGSNYYYSIEPDSWARECSYYDFCISILNFKYEDEKWSVVQSLVKNCGWIFPYDKICYVCDRPRILCFDSQERLHAEGSAAIQFADGFSVYAYHGVRLPEQYGKVHPQQWRSEWLLSEDNAEVRRVLIQGIGYNRICQELAAVELDIWQEYTLLKIDNNVDVEAIYLLKMTCPSTGHIHVLRVPPDVESAREAIRWVNWGIDPEEFVVQT
- a CDS encoding type II toxin-antitoxin system RelE family toxin, with amino-acid sequence MSNYTVYIAPETFQEIKNLPGNIRQRVRQAIRELGENPRPSNSKLLDTPNFDRELWRQRIDNWRIVYAITEPDKLIDIVAVRKRPPYDYGDLERLFEQLE
- the topA gene encoding type I DNA topoisomerase produces the protein MSTLVIVESPTKARTIRNFLPSTYRVEASMGHVRDLPSSAEEIPEAVKGEKWAQLGVNVEADFEPLYVIPKDKKKIVKELKDALKEADELILATDEDREGESISWHLLQVLQPKVPIKRMVFHEITREAIRSALTHCRSIDDRVVQAQETRRILDRLVGYTVSPLLWKKIARGLSAGRVQSVAVRLLVRRERDRRAFRQGSYWDLKATLTPPNAKKGQKGSEFDAKLVTVRNVKVATGADFDESTGRIAAGRNVLLLNEEEANALRDRLLDKPWNVANIEERPVTRKPSPPFTTSTLQQEANRKLRLSARETMRVAQGLYERGFITYMRTDSVHLSEQAIEAARSCVQALYGNEYLSPQPRKYTTKSKGAQEAHEAIRPAGSTFRTPQETGLEGQDFRVYDLIWKRTVASQMADSRQTHITVQLQVEDAGFRSSGKRIDFPGFLRAYVEGSDDPDAALEDQEVILPPLKVGDRPNCTELEAIGHETQPPARFTEASLVKTLESEGVGRPSTYASIIGTIIDRGYAKLVANALIPTFTAFAVTALLEKHFPDLVDTSFTSKMEATLDEIATGEAQWLPYLRKFYLGETGLQTLVKSGDTEIDAKLARTVELENLPAKVCIGKFGPYIEAESPEGMVTASIPGDLTPADLDPEQIQNILRQKTEGPEKLGMHPELGEPIYILVGNYGPYVQLGVATEENKKPKRTSLPKGVTKENVTIEMAVGLLSLPRNLGLHPETGAKIQASLGMYGPYVVSDRGKEGKEYRSLKAGDDVITITLERALELLAQPKASRGKSSKTVEPLRVLGNHPADGEPINVYDGRYGPYVKHGKINASLPKDEPVENFTLERALDLLAAKESSGTTSTSKSKKSTKTTTAAKSSTAAKTTTKKATTTTATKKKAK